In Nonomuraea muscovyensis, the following proteins share a genomic window:
- a CDS encoding flavin reductase family protein, whose translation MAQLAAGVAVITVRDGRDDLGATVSALMSVSLEPPLVLVSLASRGYLCEVLLRQDRWAASLLSSGQAAIASRFATAGRPSARLLVAGTPHHRGEHSGALVVDGGVAALEAETVQVVPAGDHTLFLGRVLAVGYVTPAHQPLIRLRGRYRPMSP comes from the coding sequence ATGGCCCAGCTCGCCGCGGGCGTGGCCGTGATCACCGTACGTGACGGGCGCGACGACCTGGGCGCCACGGTGTCGGCGCTCATGTCCGTCTCGCTGGAACCCCCGCTGGTCCTGGTCAGCCTGGCGAGCCGCGGCTACCTCTGCGAGGTGCTGCTGCGCCAGGACCGCTGGGCGGCCTCCCTGCTGTCGTCCGGCCAGGCCGCCATCGCCAGCCGCTTCGCGACCGCCGGCCGTCCCAGTGCCCGCCTTCTCGTGGCGGGCACCCCCCACCACCGCGGCGAGCACTCCGGCGCGCTGGTCGTGGATGGCGGTGTCGCGGCCCTGGAGGCCGAGACCGTCCAGGTGGTCCCCGCGGGCGACCACACGCTGTTCCTCGGCCGGGTGCTCGCGGTCGGCTACGTCACGCCCGCCCACCAGCCCCTCATCCGCCTACGCGGCCGCTACCGCCCGATGAGCCCGTGA